A window of Cryptomeria japonica chromosome 3, Sugi_1.0, whole genome shotgun sequence contains these coding sequences:
- the LOC131073980 gene encoding uncharacterized protein LOC131073980 yields MPGMEVEAEQERKGIYSLMRRVSSLENLLKKLRWEKGAEPAQARFCESERRALAYGEVCVFQMPLNYPRYSKADYESMPEWRLDLLFQEYGLALTGDLAYKRNFAMGAFLWPQY; encoded by the coding sequence ATGCCAGGCATGGAGGTTGAGGCAGAGCAGGAGCGTAAAGGCATTTACAGTCTTATGCGCCGCGTGAGCTCGCTTGAAAATCTGCTGAAGAAATTACGGTGGGAGAAAGGTGCCGAGCCCGCACAGGCTAGGTTTTGTGAGAGTGAGCGCAGGGCTTTGGCATATGGAGAAGTCTGCGTTTTTCAGATGCCTTTGAATTATCCGAGGTATTCCAAGGCTGACTATGAATCCATGCCGGAATGGAGGCTGGATCTTCTGTTTCAGGAGTATGGTTTGGCACTTACAGGTGATCTTGCCTACAAGCGAAATTTTGCCATGGGAGCTTTCCTCTGGCCTCAATATTGA